CGCTGCCTTACTCTGAACTGCAGCAGAGCGTGGATTACCGCTGGCCCACTAACAGCCGCGTCGGGCAACGGGCGTCGGCGCAGTTTATCGGCGTGGGGGATGAAAAAATAACCCTGACCGGCGAGCTGCGCCCGGAGGTGACGGGCGGTGCCATTTCGCTGCTGACGCTCAAGGTGATGGCCGACGAGGGACGGGCATGGCCGCTGATTGGCGGCAACGGCACCATTTACGGGATGTACGTGGCGGAAAGCTTTTCGGCGACGCACAGCGAGTTTCTGAGCAACGGCAGCGCGCAAAAAATCCTGTTTACCCTGAGCCTCAAGCGCGTTGACGAGTCGTTAACCTCGATGTTTGGCGATCTGA
This genomic window from Erwinia sp. E_sp_B01_1 contains:
- a CDS encoding phage tail protein, which encodes MMMIYGMMSFMRQTLPYSELQQSVDYRWPTNSRVGQRASAQFIGVGDEKITLTGELRPEVTGGAISLLTLKVMADEGRAWPLIGGNGTIYGMYVAESFSATHSEFLSNGSAQKILFTLSLKRVDESLTSMFGDLKKQADGLVSGANNLPGQVTSAISSAKTAASGIISTVGGLPG